The genomic segment ACACATTTCTTATATAAAAAGTGATGTCATTCCAGAACATTActcctccagatgcaaacatagatttctttgaataaaattaacaggaaaaaaactttgtttcatgctttgttgacattttcttttctttttttttttttagtatggCCTCTACCATCAGAGTCCTCCCGGAGAAGCACTTTATGTGCTTTCTGTGCAGAGACATCTTCACCAACCCAGTGACTATACCATGTGGACACAGTTTCTGCTTGTCCTGTCTCTGCCACTACTGGACACGACACCAGTCCAAATACTGTCCTGACTGTAGAAGAGTGTTTCCCGACAGGCCCGACCTCAGTGTCAACCACATCCTGGCAGATGTGTCTGATAACTATAGGAAGACTCGATCTCAAAAACCACATGATGAAGAGACGGTACTGTTTTGCTTTCATTAGTAATTTCATTAGTGTGTTAGGAATTGTTATTTATGTCAGTGTTGCATGTGTACAGGTTATGGATGTTGAGCAAATGGTTCAGGAAAGGCTGCAGAAGATAGAAAAGCTAAAATACTCCCTTGAGCTTCAGAAGGTGGGTTGAAAATGATCTAAAACAACTAAACTAAAATGCTTGTTTattcctaaaataaaaaaaaacataattattaaatgatgatttcCATTTAGAGCTCTTACCTCCGGGAGGTACGGGAGAGTCAAAAGGTCTTCTCTGCCCTTGTAAATGCAATGGAGAAGAGTCACAAAGCAGTTGTTGCTGCAATTGAGgagaagcagaaagaagaagagaggagagTGGAAACACTggtaaaagaaatcaaacaggagaTTCAGCAACTAAAGAAGGAGGTCAGTGAATCTGATCCTCTGGCTTCTGGTGATGACACAAAGCAAATTATATTGGTGAGTATCTTCGGATACTGCAGGTATCATGAAGATAATGGCGAGGCTTTATTGTTGAGCAATGCTGAACACTGTTTCCACCTGCTCTACATGTAGCCCTCTGACATGAAGGATTGGTCCAAGGTTACCATAGAAACAGACCCATGTGTTGGGGTCACCAGAAGAGCGCTGTCAGACATCCTAGAGATGACAAAGGCAGAGGTCAACAGGCTGTCAAAAGCTGGCAAGTAATGTTTCTTTAATGTTGTAGTTTAGTCCTTCTGAGATTAatttaatgatctttttttctgctgctcttCTTTAGAACttaaaagaatagaaaaatacaCAGGTAAGATTTCCTCTGTGCACTTGTCAACAGTCTGGTTTCACATTGTTTGGTTCAttctttaaatgttatttttctctcttttatttttagtcgaTGTCAACCTCAGTGGTAAGATAGCCCATCccttcctgtctgtctcagaTGACAGAAAACAGGTGAGGCATACTAACAAGCTTCAGGAGGTGCCAGATAATCCCAAGCGCTTTGACCGTGTGCCCAACGTGCTGGCCAAAGAAAGTTTCAGCAGTGGGAGGTGCTACTGGGAAGTGGAAGTTGGGGAAAAAATTGAATGGAACCTGGGTGTTGCCAGACAGTCCATAAACAGGAAAGGCAAGTTCACTGTCTGTCCTGCTAATGGCTTCTGGACTTTGAGCCTGAAAGCTGGAGGTCAGTACGTTGCCAACACCTCACCTGTAACTTTGGTGGCTCTGGAGCATCGACCCAAGAAAGTGGGCATCTTCTTGGATTACACAGAAGGTTGTGTGTCCTTCTACTGTGCAGACTCTGGAGTCCACATTCACACCTTTGCAGATAAATTCTCTGATAGACTTCATCCATTCTTCAGTCCTGGTCGCCTGCATGGTGGCAGAAATGCAGCACCCTTAATCATCTCTTCTAGTTTTTGCAGCATCTGAGCTGCTATGCTTGTAAAGACCTTTTTCAAATGTATCtattttgtaaatatatgtattaatttaaaaattcatcTGAAAATCTACAATGAACCTGAAATCAGCAAAGAACAGTAACAAAGAGGGCACATGAGGACCAACTCCTTACACTTGAAAACTTCAATGAAACCCATGAACAgattgaaaagaaagaaaagggttatagaaaaaagaaagctctCATAAGCGAACAAATGAGTCAAAGTGGAATAAGAGGAGAAAGAGGGGATTGCTGAGCTGGATGGATGTGTGGGGCTGCAGGGTTGGGACAGAGGTTGACGAGGAGCTAGGAGGGAGGGCATTGCAAAACAGCAAGGCATTGTGCCCATACACCAGGCACTGGGAGACACACTTAAACACAGTCGTGCACACAAGCGCATGCTTCTGCCCACCGCCACACAGACTTGTGCTGGCATCTCTGAGGGCAGCCCCATCTTCAGTCCAGTCCATGGTGTGGAAGCTGATCGCTCCTTTCTGCTGCAGTTTACCCAATCTCTGAGATAGACCCTCCCAGCTCTGTGACCTTCTTCTTGACTCAGGACATTCACAATTCCACACATCCATCATTGGAAGGACGAGCAAACAACCACTAACCTGCTGATCATCTCCAGGAAAATCCAGCATATTTTATTAAAGGTAAATATCCTTAATGATGTCAAACGCATCAGTGGATGTTAAAATTGCCAAAATGTCACTTATGCAATTACCATGTGTAAAAATCTAATAATATAGTGATGTAATCTGTCTCCAAACATGTGTGCTATGCCACTATTGTATTATCCCAATGTAGAGGATTTTGGAGGCGAGTGTGTGTGATGCTATCAGTAGCTCTTTTCTCATTAGTGTTTGCAGTAATGTCTTGAGATTGGACACAGGTTGCAAAAAGTCCAAGGATCTCTCTGGAACTTCCAAGTGCTAAAAAGGGAAATTTATTTTCCGGTttttataaacaatgttttagaatagaaaataaaatttatattcaGTGTCACTTCACATATACAACCAAACAGGATGCAGTCCTATCAATGTAACAATGGGAGAGTCACTGTCATAGTTTTGTGGATCTCCCTTCTCGTTATACGAagtgtaatatctttgtttcacagatttattttaaatagatgCATGCTTGTCAAGTATGGATCTACACAGTATATGTATACCCTTGATTGTAATTTTCATGGGGAAACGAGTGGATTAATcttgtttagtttaatttacagAAGTGATCAAATGAGAGAGTTATGATAAACAGATGACACAGGTCCTGCTGGCCCACTCTACAAGCTTTCATGAAAGATGCTTGTGTTCAGAATCTCCTCATGTTTTTTCTGATAATCCACTCACCCGGCAAGGCGTAGCTCGACACCCACAACTGTGTCAAAGAAGGCTATTATCTGTGCTTCTCAGTGGAATTCACTTAACATGAGCCTCTCTGCTTGTTTCCAAATATTTATGATAAATATGTGCTTCATTAATCTTTTCAAGCTTCATTAGCATGGTGATCGTTATCCAGTAGCTTCTAGCTGTCAGATTTGATACACTTGTTGTCTgacatctaaataaataaaatggttaaatttttctgtattttctcaaTTTCAGAAGCCGTCCTCGTATAAGACAAGCTGACCTCATTAACATCGTCATCACAGACAGAAGATCCAGAGGTGGACCCCATTTTCAACAAGACTGTCACTTTCTTTGTGGGAAAAGAAATTAACCTTCTGTAACAGAGACTGATTTAAAACCAAGTCCATCTGATTCAAACAAAACCTTCATCATGGCAACAACAGGCATGCAGTTGCTGGGCCTGATCCTGTCCATTGTGGGCTGGGTGGGTGGGGCAGTAGTGTGTGCCATCCCCCTGTGGAGGGTCACCGCCTTCATTGGTAACAACATAGTGACAGCTCAGATCATATGGGAAGGTCTTTGGATGAATTGCATAGTGCAAAGTACAGGTCAGATCCAGTGTAAGGTGTACGATAGCTTGCTGGCTCTGCCCAGTGACATGCAGGCTGCCCGTGGTCTTACTGTGTTCTCGATCCTGCTCTGTggtctggctctggctctgggaGTCCTTGGAGTCAAGTGCACTAAATGCATAGGTGTAAACAGCCTCAAGGCACGTATCGCTCGCATTTCTGGCGCCCTTTTTGCGATCGCAGGGTTCCTGTACCTTGTGCCAGTCTGTTGGACTGCCCACTCCATCATCAGGGATTTCTATGATCCACATGTGGCAGCGCCACACAAGCGAGAGCTTGGGCCTGCTCTTTACATCGGCTGGGGAGCATCAGCCTTGCTTCTCATTGGGGGATCTCTGCTCTACGCAGGATCAAGTCCCCCTGGCATCCCAGGATCTCCCACCTTCAGCAGTGGAGAAAGCAGTCCCCGTAGGGCACCTGCCACACAAGTCAAAGGTTACGTCTGAACGCCCTCAAGTTCCACAAATTCACCTCAAATGATGAGAAACCTGTTTTTACTCCTCTTGAATTTTCTCCCCATCATTATTTACATGTAATGTTACTCCAGTTTACTTTTTCTCTTCGAAAATACACAGGAGGCTGTATAgggaacatttaatttattttattatttcataccTGATATTGTTCAGTAAccattttttctgtctgtcagtaaaataaaataaaattgtatcCTCTGTGCAGGAAAAATGTGTGCGttgacatttttacaaatataaaacactcttaaaaatctctgttttatgtgtttgctAAGTAAAGATTATAATAGTACTACAttaataatagttttttttttagaaaaaaatcttcGACTCATTTATGTAAACACTACTGCTGGTTGGAAAAGAACAATAGAACAATGAAGATGTTTGTACATTTACTTGTGGTGCCatattgttgtgtgtgtgttgtcctgtCTCCTATCTCCTCTTTCCTGTTTCAGCTACTCTGTGCCAGggacaaagaaaaatacaatatttttcttATACAGAGTGAAAATCCTGGTATCTCCTAGTGAAACGTCACATAAATTAAACCTGCTGATCTCAACACGCTGCCTCTTTCTTAGAACCACAATGGACATTAACTCACTCATGAAACTGAATCTTAGATATCCCACCAGATGTGttgttaaacacaaacatgatcCACTCTCAGAATGGGTTGGTGTGCACTAGAGTGCCTATCTGTGTGTAACGTGGGCTGTTACAAGCATCGCTGGAAGAAATCTTTATTCATGAGACATTGTTGTTTTCCCTCAGATAGACCTCCTTTACTTTAAACTAAAGCATTATCATCCACAGACAGTGAAAACTAATTCAGTGGCTTTTTATTAACAACCATCAATGCACATGCTGCTTTTCAactcagacatttttttaattaaatggtgGACGTGGATTGAAAGGCACATGTTGCTctatcagttttcttttttctgtctgtgacaGCAGAGGACAGAGAGACACAATGCCACTATATACAGCATTACAGCACCACAGCAACAATGGCAGTCAGTGTTCCAAGTGCCAGGTAGTGACTCATACATGACCTAAGTAGGCCTATACCAGTGGTAGAGTCATGCTGTGAATACTGTATGTCTGCTATTTTACTGTatgcttgcaaaaaaaaaaagatagaatgGAACAAGTGTACTTTTTATACTGTAATTATTCAGAtgtcctgggattactttaagCTATGATGCCATGAAAATGACCATGAAAAAAACAGTGAATCATACGCTTTTATAAATTCTCAGGGAGGTCTTCCATGTATAGGCTAGCTAAACAGTGAAAGAATAAtatcttttcacttttcaccaCTTGGCTTTTTGGAATATTACTGTTCTGTGTCCAGGTCAACTGAGATCTACttaaatgtagatcttaaaacaaatatatgctttgaatgatattttttcttaaGATAGTCTCACATTTAAAGTGAAAGGTGATTTTGTTGGCATACATTAAACTGAGTAAAGCTCATATGcaaaggtttatttttacatgatgATAAATCATCTTTAAAGAAAGAGCTGAGTTATGCTATCAAAGATTAATTATACTTATGTACttaccttttaaaacctgaggtcaTCCAGTTGGGAAAcgttgagaacagatggtgccaaactgtgAAAAATCCTTTCATTTTTGATTCCTGAACTGTCTGTATTAAAACCTCTCTaattttcttcagcttcacTTTATGAGAGTTGGACTTGTCAGACATAATGTTTATGTTAAACTATGAGTCAGTAGtagtttagagctacagctgatgttcatatttatcttaaaagtatttggtaattttaggcaagcctgaaacgTTTTTTATGTCTTATCAAACttaacaagtgttttttttaactatgactccaaatatatttaaacaaacctGGTGGTTGAAGAGACTCATTAATTTCATCATGGATATGTGATTTTTGGGCAGGTGCTTAAGAAATAGGTACAGGTTTCAAAGGGTTAATAATGTTAAACCTGTAACCACACCCAACAGAAGGGTCACATCTTCCTGGACTACATCACAGCTGTAAggaggaatatatatatatatgtatacatcaTAACAGGCCATGATTCATTAATAAAGCCAATTTTGTTTGGTTGTACTGTCTAGCAATGCACCTTATCTTACAGGACAGTTACATCAGGACTACTCATTTCAGTCCCACAAGGACCACAGTCCTGTAGGTTTCGTATGTTTccatgctccaacacacctgactcaaactaaatggatccaacagtaTATGCAATTCTACATAATCCCgtattaatttgagtcaggtgtgttggagcaggaaaacgaTGAAAACCTACAGGACTGCAGTCCTCATGGGatcgaattgaatagccctgcttTAAATCATTATCTGTTATTTAGACGCGCTGAATTTAGTGTATTTTCATAATTGTGCAGCTGTAATTTAACTAAATTGTCGCCAGAGAGAGACATTCGCTCGTGTAGCTCTCCCTTTGACGGAAGTGGGAAGTAGGAAGAGCTGCACCTGAACTGTACAGCTGTGCTAACACATAAGCTAACAGGCTAGCCTCAACGGTGAATCCCCGCTGATCAAACGAAACATCTCGACAACCACTTTGAGACTGCGAATCAAATATGGGAAAAGGTGGAGGTACATTTGAGAGACTCCTCGGTAAGTTTACAGAACATTCGTCAAGTTTGTTCTTTATGATCCAACTACGAGTCAAAAGTGCGATGTTTTCGGCGTATTGTTTTGACAGTCGCTGGGGCTGTGGCTCTCAGGCCAGCTAGCTAATTTAGCTTGCTAACAAATTCGCTGCTATTGTTCGAAGATGTAAAGGAATTAAATTGTAGACCCAATTTGTGTAGGTTAGCTGATTAAttattgttttgtcatttttacatgAGGTAAAATCACAGCTGCGAAGCACCATAACTTCAGCTAAGGTGACACAGGTTAACGGCAGATATGCCCGTAAAAGCTCGACAACAAAATCCGCAATAATAAATTATCACTAGCTTATGGTTCACATTAATAGCGATCTTTTGATAAGTCTTAATAATCCAGTcaacaaaacagaacattttcttaaatttaaGACTGATGACTCACGGTGTAGCTTTTAGTTTTACGACCACAACAGGTTGATTATTTAGCTGCCACATGGATATATTTGTACACTAAGCTGTAGAACCTATTTAAAGGTAAAAGTTGGCTAAATTAGAGTCATTCTCGTTTTAGTACGTTGGGAATGTTCACGTTGGATGGCTTATTCCTCTCCAACTCTGTTcctcaaaaacagacaaaaataaaacgaGACAAGACATGCAGCTGAAAAACAAGTCATTCCAGACTTAACCAGTCTTGGAAATGGAAATCATGTATTTATAAGTCCATgtaatttataaaaagaaaagttgagtTGGAGATGCCAGTAATTATTCATTTGGCTTGGAGCCCTGGTAATTAAATAGGTAAATATGCCCTATATAGAAAGAATGATGGATTTAATGAAGTGTTTGCTGTGGTGTTTTTACACCCGATTAAAGAAACGTATCATACAATCACCATGTATGTTGTGTAATGAAATTTGCAAAAGCAAACCCAGTTGATTATGCAAGTTTGCAGTGTACCTTAACTGTGTTTCtatcttgcaaaaaaaaaatgaaaagaaaataaagcagtAAACAATGTTACATATAGTTTGTTTATAAAGGATATGCATAGAAAAAGACACATATAGGCTGTTATGCAGTTTGGATTTTGTTCAGCAGATATTGTAGCTGTAGTGGTGTTTGATAATTTGGGAACCTATTGGCATTATTTGCAGACATATTAGCTACACTAATACATCAGTTTTTCAACTAAGCTTAAAATGTAGACAAAATGACCCAGttaagcaaaaaaacaaaaaacaaaccagcatAACCAGTCAAAGATCCATTATCACACTTCTTTGTGTggcaaaataataatgataacttCTAGGGACAGCTCTTAATTAGGAAGTGAAATTAGGATTAGGTGCTTTCAGTCAATAGGGGCGATTGGGTAcccatttatacatacatattatgtataaattatatatttgttgAAATGTATGGGAGAACAGATTACTAAGAACCTCAATTAAAGCTTTTGATCCTCATATGAATGGAAAAGGCTACAACTCCACCTCTAGATATTCTGGACCCCACTAGTCCACAGACAGATTGGAAACAAATGTAAGAAAATGAAGATGGTTGTTACCCCTCTGAGGTCACCCCAAAGCACAAAGTGCCCAAAGGCCAAAATAGAATTGTTTAGTTTGAGTAAGACATTTCTGCTTGTAGAAAACATGGTCCACCATAAGAGCCATATTCCATCTGTGAAGTATGGTTGTGTTTTAAAGGAGAAATATGAGTTTTAAAGGAGTCTGTAATTCTAAATGTGTATTCTAAACTTAAATGTAAAGGCAGTTGTCTATGAGCTAAATCTTAAGAGAAAGTGTATCATTAAGAAATACAGCAGCTATAATGAAGAATAAAGTTAATGTTTTGCAATAACTAAGTCCATGTCCTAACTGTAATCCAGATTAAAGCCAGGGGAAAGGCCTAAGGTGAGAATACATTTTGCAATACGATGGAATGGCCTAAAATTCTTCTAAGCGGATGTGTGGGACTGATTAACAGTAACTGGAAACATTTAGTTGTACTTGTTGTTGCAGAGACAGAAATCCAAGGGTTATCATGCTTTGAGTTAAATTTATGCAGAGATATAAACTAAAATCAAAAGGGCTCAGAAACTTTAAGGCATACTTTGTTTGACAGGCATTACATTACTGTGCTAATTGCAGATAAAGCCACCAGTCAGCTGCTTCTGGAGACAGACTGGGAATCCATTCTTCAGATTTGTGATCTCATTCGACAAGGAGACACACAGTGAGTTATTCCACAACCCACCCCCCAATTGTTGGGTTAAATAGCTTTAAACAAGCATAACTGCAACAGTGCATGTCAGTTACTTTATTAATGACCTTGATTTTTCAGTGAAGTGATGATTAAGTTGAGCATATCTGTCCTTCCAGAGCTAAATATGCAATCGGAGCCATTAAGAAGAAGCTGAATGACAAAAATCCACATGTGGCCCTTTATGCACTTGAGGTAAAGCATCAACAGTGGAAAAATATACTTTAACATAATTAGTATTAGAAAAACAATATATTATGCTCCTTTAGAAATACTCCTACACTGTATGTAAATAACTGTAAACatcttagttttgtttttaatttttctgtttgctgtaaTTGCTTCACATGCGATCAATGGCATTAAGGAAAAATAATGGCCTGACGTTTTTCTCCAGGTCCTGGAGTCGCTGGTGAAGAACTGTGGACAGACAGTCCACGATGAGGTTGCAAGTAAACAAACTATGGAGGAACTGAAGGATCTGCTTAAGGtga from the Melanotaenia boesemani isolate fMelBoe1 chromosome 2, fMelBoe1.pri, whole genome shotgun sequence genome contains:
- the btr02 gene encoding bloodthirsty-related gene family, member 2, with protein sequence MASTIRVLPEKHFMCFLCRDIFTNPVTIPCGHSFCLSCLCHYWTRHQSKYCPDCRRVFPDRPDLSVNHILADVSDNYRKTRSQKPHDEETVMDVEQMVQERLQKIEKLKYSLELQKSSYLREVRESQKVFSALVNAMEKSHKAVVAAIEEKQKEEERRVETLVKEIKQEIQQLKKEVSESDPLASGDDTKQIILPSDMKDWSKVTIETDPCVGVTRRALSDILEMTKAEVNRLSKAELKRIEKYTVDVNLSGKIAHPFLSVSDDRKQVRHTNKLQEVPDNPKRFDRVPNVLAKESFSSGRCYWEVEVGEKIEWNLGVARQSINRKGKFTVCPANGFWTLSLKAGGQYVANTSPVTLVALEHRPKKVGIFLDYTEGCVSFYCADSGVHIHTFADKFSDRLHPFFSPGRLHGGRNAAPLIISSSFCSI
- the cldnk gene encoding claudin k is translated as MATTGMQLLGLILSIVGWVGGAVVCAIPLWRVTAFIGNNIVTAQIIWEGLWMNCIVQSTGQIQCKVYDSLLALPSDMQAARGLTVFSILLCGLALALGVLGVKCTKCIGVNSLKARIARISGALFAIAGFLYLVPVCWTAHSIIRDFYDPHVAAPHKRELGPALYIGWGASALLLIGGSLLYAGSSPPGIPGSPTFSSGESSPRRAPATQVKGYV